The nucleotide window ATGACCGGCCGCGTCCAGGACCGCCGGGGCCTGGTCGTCACCGGTGGGCCTGGTCGATCGCCGACTGCAGGGACTGCTGGTAGCCCTCGGAGGTGTAGGTGGCGCCGCTGACGGTGTCGATCTGCGCGCTCTGGGCCTGCAGTGTCTCCTGGTTGAGCTCCGGCACGGCGGCGGAGTTGATCCGGACGTCGCGGCCGCTCTCCTGGGGGTAGTCGATCGCGTCCGCCGCGGTGATGCGGCCGCCGGCGATGGTGATGCGGACCTGGACCGGGCCGTAGCGGGTGTCGGCGGCATCGCCGGTGAACGTCCCGTCGCCGGCCGAGCCGGTGATCGGCGTGGGCGGGGCCGCGGTGCGGGACGGCTGTGACCGCCCGGTCGCGGCCGGGGTGGCGTCCGTGCTCGTGCGGTAGCTGAACAGCAGGACGACCACCGACACGGTCGCCGCGGCGGCGATGGCGATCCGGCGCATCGAACCCTCCTTTCTCACCAGGCGAACCGTTCGGAGTGGACGCGGTCGGCGGGGACGCCGGCGCGGCGGGCGCTGTCGAGGACGGCGTCGATCCAGGCGTCCGGGCCGCAGACGTAGACGTCGTGGTCGGCGATGTCGGGCACCAGGTGGCGCAAGACGTGCTCGTCGGGCACCGGGGCGTACCCGGCGGGCAGCCAGGACGGGCGGTGGTGGGGACGTGGGCCGAGCAGGTAGTGGATCCGGACGCCGCGGCGGGCGGCCAGGTCGTCGAGTTCGTGTCGGAACAGCAGGTCCGCCGGGCGGCCGGCACGGTGGAACAGCACGGCTTCACCAGGCTGGTAGGGGAGTTCTTCCAGCAGCGCGCGCAACGGGGTGATCCCGATGCCGGACGCGAACAGGGCGATCTTCCATCCTTTTCGGACGGTCCCGGTCAGCCGGCCGTACGGGCCTTCGAAGAAGGCCCGCGTGCCCGGCTGCAGGGTGGCGAGACGGCGGCTGCCCGGGCCGAGGTCCTTCGCGGTGATCCGCAGCCGGTGTCCGTCGGGGGCGGCGGAGAGGGAGAGCGGCTTGCCGCGCGTCCAGCCCGGGCCTGCCGGGAACCGCCAGATGCAGAACTGGCCCGCGGCGGTGGGGAGCCGGTCGAGGTCGCGGCCGCGCAGGTACACCGAGACGACGCCGGGTGCTTCCGGCACGACCTCTTCGACGACCAGCCGGTGCCGCGCATTGAGCCACACCGGCCGTCCCACCCGGAACACGAGCACGGCGCCCGCCGCCGCGGCGTACGCGGTCCACCAGAACGCGGTCGCCACCGGGGAGGCGGTGAAGTCGGCGCCGGTCCAGAGCTGGTGGGGGAGGGCGAGCCCGGCGCCGAGATAGGCGTAGAGGTGCAGCAGGTGCCAGGACTCGTAGCGCAGCCGCCGCCGGGCCGCGCGCATGGACGTCACGGCGACCATGCCGAGCGCCGCGGTCCCGGCGGCGGCGGCCAGGAGCATGCCCGGATAGGTCGTCACCAGCGTCCAGGTTTCGCCCAGGACGCCCGAGCCGTCGGTGGCCGCGTAGCCGAGGGTGATGAGCACCAGGTGCGCGGCCAGCAGCGTGATCGACGTGAAGCCGGCGATCCGGTGCCGCCGGGCGAGGTCGTCCTGGCCGTAGCTGCGTTCGACCCACGGGATCCGCGCCATGAGCAGCAGCTGCAGCAGCAAAAGATCCGCCGACAGAAGCCCGGTGAGCCGTCCGGTGGAGGTGAAGAAGTCGGTGGTGAGGTCCTGCAGGCCGCGGCCGGACACCCAGAGCGCGACCACGAACAGCACGCTCGCCCAGGCGGTGAGCCCGGCGATGTCGCGCCACCACCCGCGGACCGTGGGCCGCGCGAGGCGGCGGGTGGTGAGGGTGGTGGTGGACATCGGGCTCCTCGGGTGATCGCTACGGGAGCCACCCTTCCGGAGCCCGGTTAGCCGTCGACGTGACCAGGGTGAGAGTTCGGTAAGAGCCGATCCACGCCGACGGTGAACCCGACCACAGCGCCGCCGCCCGGGCGCGGCTCGGCGAAGACCGAGCCGCTGTGGGCCAGCGCGATGTCCCGCACGATGGCCAGGCCGAGGCCGGATCCGGGCAGGCCGCGGGCACCGTCCGCGCGGTGGAAGCGGTCGAACACGCGGGCCGCGTCGTCGTCGCCGATGCCGGGGCCGCGGTCGAGTACCTCGACGCGGCCGCCGCGCACGACGACCTCGATCGGGCCCTCGGGTGCGAACTTCACGGCGTTTTCCAGCAGGTTCGTCACCGCCCGCTCCAGCGCCTTCGCCTGGCCGGTCAGCGCGGACGCGTCCGCGCTGACGGTGATGGCACGGTCCGACCGCCGCCGGACGCGCTCGGCGGCGCGGACGGCGATCTCGCCCAGCTCGACCGGCCCTGGCTCCTCGGCCTCGTAGCGGCGGGTGGCCAGCTCCACGAGCTCGTCCACCAGGTGGGTCAGCTCGCGGGTCTCCCCGTGGACGTCGTCGAGCAGGCGGGCGCGGGACTCCGGGCTGAGCTCGGCGAACCGGCGCAGGACGCTGGCGTTGGTGCGGAGACTGGTCAGTGGGGTCCGCAGTTCGTGGGCGGCGTCCTGGACCAGGCGTTCCTGATCGGCGCGGGCGTCGGCGAGGCGACCGAGCATCCGGTCGAACGACGTCGCGAGCCTGCCGACCTCGTCCCGCCCGCCGGTGGGTACGGCGACGTCGTCGAGGCGGCCGTCGCTGACCTGCTCGGTGACGTCGGTCAGCCGGACCAGCCGCCGGGTGATCTGCCGGGCCAGCAGCCACCCGGCCAGGGCCGCGGCGGCCAGCACGAGCGCGCTGACGCCGGTGATGCGGGCGGCCAGGCCCTTCAGGACGTGCTGGGACTCGTCGACGTCGATGCCGAGCTGGATCGCCCCGCGACCCGGACCGAGGGCCACGGTGATGACCCGGTAGTCGTCGCGGCCGGCGGTGAAGTCGGTGTACCGGTGGTCGCCGAGAGCGCCGCTCGCGGCGAGGGCCCGGTCGTCGCCGGTGACGCCGAGGTGCACCGGCCGCCCGCCGACGGGCCGGGTGGTGCCGTCCGCGGTGATCGCCTGCGCCACCATCGGCTGGGCCTCGTCGTGGTCGTCGTCATCGGGACCGCGGGTGACCGGGCTCGGCGCGAGGACCTGCGTCGCCCCGGCGGCGACTTCCGCCGACGTCGTCAGCAGCGACCGGTCGAGTTCGGCGTTGATGCGCTGGGACGCGGCCTGGTAGCTGAAGACCCCGACGAGGATCGCCGCCGCCGCGCCGACCCCGGCGAACGCGATGGCGAGCTTGCTGCGCAGGTTCACGCCGGCCGTACCGAGTAGCCCACGCCGCGGACGGTGTGGATCAGCCCGGTCGCCCCGGCCTGCTCGAGCTTGCGCCGCAGGTAGCCGATGTAGACGGCCAGGTTCTTCGAGTCCGCGCCGAATTCGTAGCCCCAGATCCGCTGGTAGATCGTGGTGCGGTCGAGGACGATCCCGGCGTTGCGCACGAGCAGTTCGAGGAGGTCGAATTCGGTTTTCGAAAGGGGGATCTCGGTGCCCTGCCACCAGACCCGCCGCGCTGCCGGGTCGACCGCGAGTTCGCCCAGCCGCAGCGTGCGCCGCGCGTCCGGTTCGGATGACGTGCGGCGCAGCAGGGCCCGCAGTCGCGCGAGGAGTTCGTCGAGCTCGAACGGCTTGGGCAGGTAGTCGTCGGCCCCGGCGTCGAGCCCGGCCACCCGGTCGGGCGTCTCGACCCGGGCGGTGAGCATCAGGATGGGGGTGGGATCGCTTTCGGCCCGCAGTACGCGGCACACGCCGAGGCCGTCGACGCCGGGCATCATCACGTCGAGGACGATCACGTCGAACTCGTCCCGCCGGGCGGTGGCGAGCGCGCCGACGCCGTCGCTGACCTCGGTGACGTGGTAGCCCTCGAGATCGAGGGCACGGACCAGCGACTCCCGGATCGCGCGGTCGTCGTCGGCGAGCAGGACACGGTGCGGCATGGCCGCCATCATGCCCGCGCGCGGGCTTCCCGTCCCGCCGGGTGTTCGGGAAACCCCGCGGAGGGTTAGCGGCCGGTAAACGACGCCCGGTCCGGCGAGTCCGCTCTGCGGCCACTATTCTCGTTTTCCGGAATTCTCCGGAGGGTTTCTCCTCCGTTCGGCAGCTTCGCCGGCCGTGCGCGGAATGTCAGCCTGTGCGGGTCGCTCCGGGCTCCACCGCCCCCGGGCTCGGGGGGACGCGTTCAGGAAGCGCTGCCGGCGACCCCGCGCCGCGGGTCGCCGGCAGCGCTGTGACTCCGCAATGGACGGTGCCGGCGATGGACGTACCCGAGAGCATGCTCTGCGAGCAGTGCCGGCACCCGATCGCCCCGGAGGACGACCACGTGGTGCGGCAGGTCCGTGACGAGGAGCACTCGATGCCCGCCGTGCTGCACCGCCACTCGCACGCGGAAGGCGATCCGGCCTGCCGGGCCGTCCCGGATCAGCGTGGACCGCGGAACGCGGGCTTTCCCGCCCGTCGCCGGCGAGCCGCCGAAGGACGAGTGACCCCGCTCTCCGGTCCGATGGTCACCGCGGTGCGGAACTTCCCTCGCGGGCGGCGACCGCCGTCCGGTACCGGCCGAGCGGGCGGAACCTGTCGAGCGGGGGCGGCTGGTACGACCTCGTCACCCTTCCGGCCGGACGCCCCGTTGCCGGGTGCCCGCCGCCGGTGCTCATTGCCCCGACGTCAGGGGCGCCCTGCTCGACGGGGCCCGGCCACCACTGCTCTGCCTGCCGTCCCGGGACGGGCTCAGTTCCGGTCTCGGCGTGGCCGGGTGAGATCGTCGAAGGAACCGATGACGGCGGGGCGCTGCTCGACGATCGCCAAGGCGTAGGTGAGCACGAGGTGGGCGGTGCGCGCCTGCTGCGCCTCGGGCTCGTCCGCCCCGCCGCGGCCGAGGACCAGGTTTGCTTCGTGGCGCAGCCAGCGGTTGCGTTCACGGCGGAGGAGTACGGCCTCCGGTGGTGCGGCGGCGGGTTCGGGGAACTGGGTGTCGGGCATCGATGAATCTCCTCGAAAACGGCGTGCTGTGGCCAGTTTAACGAGAACGGCGGCGATTCGCTGCCCGGTGAATCAAAGAATTTCTTCGATTTGCGGTATTGCGATGTCGATTTCGTTCGCTGGCTTATCGAAGTCGGAAATTGTCCGGCCGTTTTCGTGCCCTCCCTGCGAGATGGCCGAAGCGTGGGTCGGCGGCGTCGTGATTCTCGACTGTGTTCTATTTCGGGAGCGGAGAATCTTCGCGCGGGTTCGGCTTTCTGGTGCCCGTTTTCCTTCGGGCGGCGTGGCGGCTGTGGGGCGTGTCGGCCGCTGCCTTATCTTTGCGCGAACGATGCGAAGATCGGTTGCGTGGACGGGAAGATCGGCACGGCGACGCGCGGGCGTCAGGAGACTAGATGAGCTATTATCTAGGTTAACTAGATA belongs to Amycolatopsis tolypomycina and includes:
- a CDS encoding FMN-binding protein gives rise to the protein MRRIAIAAAATVSVVVLLFSYRTSTDATPAATGRSQPSRTAAPPTPITGSAGDGTFTGDAADTRYGPVQVRITIAGGRITAADAIDYPQESGRDVRINSAAVPELNQETLQAQSAQIDTVSGATYTSEGYQQSLQSAIDQAHR
- a CDS encoding ferredoxin reductase family protein; its protein translation is MSTTTLTTRRLARPTVRGWWRDIAGLTAWASVLFVVALWVSGRGLQDLTTDFFTSTGRLTGLLSADLLLLQLLLMARIPWVERSYGQDDLARRHRIAGFTSITLLAAHLVLITLGYAATDGSGVLGETWTLVTTYPGMLLAAAAGTAALGMVAVTSMRAARRRLRYESWHLLHLYAYLGAGLALPHQLWTGADFTASPVATAFWWTAYAAAAGAVLVFRVGRPVWLNARHRLVVEEVVPEAPGVVSVYLRGRDLDRLPTAAGQFCIWRFPAGPGWTRGKPLSLSAAPDGHRLRITAKDLGPGSRRLATLQPGTRAFFEGPYGRLTGTVRKGWKIALFASGIGITPLRALLEELPYQPGEAVLFHRAGRPADLLFRHELDDLAARRGVRIHYLLGPRPHHRPSWLPAGYAPVPDEHVLRHLVPDIADHDVYVCGPDAWIDAVLDSARRAGVPADRVHSERFAW
- a CDS encoding HAMP domain-containing sensor histidine kinase; translation: MNLRSKLAIAFAGVGAAAAILVGVFSYQAASQRINAELDRSLLTTSAEVAAGATQVLAPSPVTRGPDDDDHDEAQPMVAQAITADGTTRPVGGRPVHLGVTGDDRALAASGALGDHRYTDFTAGRDDYRVITVALGPGRGAIQLGIDVDESQHVLKGLAARITGVSALVLAAAALAGWLLARQITRRLVRLTDVTEQVSDGRLDDVAVPTGGRDEVGRLATSFDRMLGRLADARADQERLVQDAAHELRTPLTSLRTNASVLRRFAELSPESRARLLDDVHGETRELTHLVDELVELATRRYEAEEPGPVELGEIAVRAAERVRRRSDRAITVSADASALTGQAKALERAVTNLLENAVKFAPEGPIEVVVRGGRVEVLDRGPGIGDDDAARVFDRFHRADGARGLPGSGLGLAIVRDIALAHSGSVFAEPRPGGGAVVGFTVGVDRLLPNSHPGHVDG
- a CDS encoding response regulator transcription factor, with the translated sequence MAAMPHRVLLADDDRAIRESLVRALDLEGYHVTEVSDGVGALATARRDEFDVIVLDVMMPGVDGLGVCRVLRAESDPTPILMLTARVETPDRVAGLDAGADDYLPKPFELDELLARLRALLRRTSSEPDARRTLRLGELAVDPAARRVWWQGTEIPLSKTEFDLLELLVRNAGIVLDRTTIYQRIWGYEFGADSKNLAVYIGYLRRKLEQAGATGLIHTVRGVGYSVRPA